Sequence from the Pirellulales bacterium genome:
CATGCCGATGATTGCGTCGCCGCCAGATTCGAGCAGACCGACCGCGACGCGCGACGAATCTGCCCGGTCAGGGAATATCGCTCTTCCGCGGGAAAGCGCTTCGAGAGGTGAAAGATCTTCATCGCCGCGGCAAAGGCACGCTGGCCCGGATTATTCATGGCCCCACACTAACCCGAAGCGCAAGCGAGGAAGGGCAAACAACTTACCTCGCTTGCGCTTCGGGTTGGTATGCGCCCAGTCTGCGCTGGAATTCGTGGGGCCATGAATAATCCGGGCTGGTAGACCTCAAGATCCATAATGCCGCCTAACTGTGCGTCCCATCTACGGTAACCCCGTACCGGTTCTTCGTGACCGTCCCTCCGTCTCTCAGTCGCTCCCTCTCTCCGTCTTTCCCTCGCTGTTACACCGCCGCGCGTGCCCGTAAAGTGCGGCCGATCACCACGACCGCCTCGATCACCAGCAGCACGCCGAGGCCCAGCAAGACCGCCGTGATCGGCCCGTTCACGTCGAAGCGGCCCTGTTGCCAGACCTCGCTGAAACTGGCGGCCCATTCATAAAGGATCATCCCGAGCATGCTGAAGGTAATCACCACCATGAAGGCGGCCGGAACCGCCGTGTACAGCCAGCGCTTGCCGGTCCGCAGCAGCCAGACGGTGACGCCGATCAGCGTCAGCGCCGCCAGCAATTGGTTGGCGGTGCCGAACAGCGTCCAAAACACTTTCCAGGCCGGCACCGGCTTGCCGCTCAGCGGATCGACCAACGTCTGCAACACCAGGTACATCGGCGGCACCAACGTCAGCACCGTGCAAACGAGCTTGCCCCTCGGCCCGCGCCAACCGGTGAACTCTTCCAGCACGTAGCGCCCCAGCCGCGTACAGACATCGAGCGTGTCGTAGATGAACGTGGCAAAGGCCAGCAGACAAAAACTGTAGAGATAGTGGTGGGCCGCGTCGTAGCTCATGCCCAGGCCGCTGGCCAACAGGCCGATGAACCGCGAGATTCCCTCGGCGAAAATGACGTCGGGGTTGCCCGTGGCCCCTTTCGCCAGAATCATCACGCAGCTCAGCGAGATCACGGCTACAAACGCCTCCAACAGCATGCAGCCGTAGCCGATCGACTTGGCGTCGCTTTCCACACGCAACTGCTTGGACGACGTGCCCGAACTGATCATCGAATGAAAGCCGCTGCACGCCCCGCAGGCGATGGTGACGAACAGCACGGGGAAAATCAGCATCGTTTTTCCGCCTTGCACCACACTGAAGCCGAGAAACTTCGGGTAGGTGATATCGATGGCCTGCCCCATCAAGCTGGCGGCCACAATGCCCAAGAATGCCAGCAACACGGTCGCCGAGAGGAAGTAGCCACCCAGGTAGCCCCGCGGCTGCAACAGCGCCCATACGGGCACCACCGATGCCACGCCGCAATAGACCAAGAGCAAAATGTCCCACGACTTGGCGGCGCTGCCGCCATAGCGAAGCGCGTCGGGAATGGAAATCGGCATATAGGGTCCGGCCCAAATCGACAGCAGCACCAGCGGCATGAAGATGACGGTGGCCCAGGTGAGCGGCAGCCGCGTGTAGCGCAGCACGAGCCCCATGACGACCGCCAGGCCGAGATACATCATCGACGAGCTGGCCACCGCCTCGCCCGTCGCCACGGCCTCGCTGCCCGCGGCGGGATTCGGAGCGAACGTACTGGCCGTAATATCGGTAAAGGCGACCACGATGTAGACCAGCGCGATCCAGACGAACGACAGAAAGAGCAGGTAGGCCCGGCGGCTCATGTGCTCGCGGACGATGTCGGGAATACTGCGGGCCTTGTGCCTGACGCTGGCCACCAGCGAAGTCATGTCATGGACTCCGCCGATAAAGATGCTGCCGACGAGAATCCATAGGATGGCCGGCAGCCAGCCGAACCACAGCCCGGCCACGATCGGGCCGACGATCGGCCCGGCGGCGGCGATGGCCGAAAAATGTTGCGAAAAAAGGTAGGGGGCCGGCGTGGGCACAAAATCTTCGCCGTCATTGATCTCGACGGCCGGGGTGGGCACCTCGTCGCGCAGGTCGAGTTGCCGGGTCAGCCAACGGCCGTAGGTCAAATAGGCCGCGATCAGGATGATGCCCGTACCGATGGTGATGGCCAGTAGGCTCATGGCTTTGTTCGTTGGATGAAGGAAGCGGTGCAATAGACATTGTAGGGTGGAAAAAGCGAGCTTGCGAGCGCCGGCCCGCCATGTTTGAGGCGATAGGCGATAGGCGTTGGGCGTTAGGACAGCATCTTCACACCGCGCCTAACGCCCATCGCCTGACGCCTCCATTACGGTGGGCCGGCGCTCGCAATCTCGCTGGCCCCACCCTACGTTTGGTGGGCCGATGGCAATCCCGTGCGATGGCGAGATCAATGCTCGCCGAAACGGCGCGATTCGACGGTCTCCACCTTCCCGCTGCGATTGCGAACGATCAACGCGGCGGCATGCTCGGTCTGTTCGATGAGCCGAAGGCCCTTTTCGGGACCCAGTACGCACACGGCCGTGGCCAGACTGTCGGCCGAGATGCAATCGGCGGCAATCACGGTGACGCTGCTCTGATCGGTCAGCCCCAGACCCGTGGCCGGATCGACGATGTGCGAATAGCGCTGGGCGTCGAACACCACGTGTTGAAAAGCGTCGCCCGACGTGGTGACCGCCTGGTCGTGCAAACCCAGATACCGGCTGGGCGGCCCGGCGGCGTCGAGAGGAGCGATGCCGATCTTCCAGCCCTCTTGGCCGGGCGGAGGACTGGCCGCCAGAATGTCGCCGCTGGCGTCGATCAATGCCCGGTGGATGCCGTGCCGCCGGAGCACGGCCATTGCCTGATCGACGGCGTAGTCGGCGGCGATCCCGCCCAGATCGAGCCGCATGCCGGGCACGAGAAGCCGGGCGGTGCGCCGGGAAGGGTCGAGTTTCAGCTTTTGGTAGCCCACCGCCGCCCGCGCTTCGGCCAGCCGCTCGGCAGCTCACCGCGGGGCCAGGACGTGCCAGTTATCTTCGTGCTCGCGCAATTGCTCATACAGTTGCCAGGAGATGCCGGAAAGCACGATCCGACGTTCGCCGTGAAGCACAGTTTTTTTGACGGTCGCCATCTCCGTCCAATTAGCGGTGTTGAACAACGCCACGAACATTGCCTGGCTCGCCAGCTATTGATCTGTGGGACATTAAAGTCCGACGGAAGGTATGAAACCTCAGCCACCACATATTCCAGCTTCATTATTCGGCCTCGGCGCCGCGTAGGGTGGGCCGGCGCTCGCACGCTCGTCTCAGCCTACTTCACTCGGGAAGTTTCTTGTCTTCTTCCTTCAGCAGATTCTCCTCGCCCTCATGCCCCTCGTGCTCGTCCTTCTTCGTCTCGTCGGCCGAAGGGGCCTTCTTCTTGATGATGTCGTCGCGACCGAGGTGAATCTTCTGATACGTGCTGTCCGAGACGATGTAATACCAGTTGGCGAAGCGGCCGCTCAGCTCCTTGGCCTTTTCTTCGCCCTGCTTGACCTTGTCTTTGTACTCTTTCTCCTTGCGCTCGTTCTCCTTCGTGACGCGTTCGCGCGCCAGTTCTGCGGGCGTTTTCGGCTTGGCAAGCACCGGATTCTTCGTTTCCGGCTTTGCCTTGTCGCTCTTGGGCGGTTTCTTTTCCGCTTTTGGTTTGGCCGGCTTCTCGGCCTCCTCGTTGACCGCTTCGCTTTCTTCATCGGCCAGCGCCAATAGCCCTGCGGCGTCGTTCAGGACCGATTCGATGGCCGAAGTCTTTTCGGCATCCTCCTTGGGCTCTTCTTTCCCTTCCGGCGCGGCTTCTTCTTTCGCCGGTGCTTCGCCGGGCAACTCCTCCAATTCGGGCTTGGTCAACAGGTCTTCGTTGAACTGGGCCGTGACCATGATATAGCGGTTGGCGCCGGGCCCCTTGCCTTTGTCGTCGGCCTTGTCTTCATCGCTTTCCTCGGCCGGCTCTTCGTCGCCGCCCTTCTCGCCGCCGCCGGCAATTCGGCCGAAGCGGAGCGTGTATTGCACGCCCTCTTTGGTGCCGCAGATCACTTCGCCTTCGTTGGAGACAATCTCCTGTGGGCCGCCGCCGATGCTCGCCACGCGGAAGCCGGCGACCAGCAGCGATTCCTGGGCCTCTTCATTGGTAGCCAGACCTTCGCCCGCCCGCAGGTCGGCCGCCAGGCCCTCCGGCTTGGGACGCACGTCGACGATCTTCAAGTCGTCCAACGCGGTCTTCAGGTCGTTCAGCTTCGTGGAGTTCAACTCCTCGTCGTCGGTGAGCGTCTGCGGCTCGTATTCGCGGCTCTCGAGGTTGAACACTTCGAGTTCTTGCAGCTTCCATTTCGAGTCTTTCGCGTCATAGCGCACGTCGATCTTGCTGCGCGGATCGATGCCCCGCCGCAGCTCGTCGATCGAGTAGTCATTGAACGCCACCCGCTCGATGTCCCAGGCGTTGAGCTTGAGCAGGTCCTTTTCGATCCAGTCTTCGAACTTGGTCGAAAACTTGTCGGTCTTCAGCTTGACGACGTACACCGGATCCTGGCCGGGGATGCGCACATAGTACAAATCGGTCTGGCCTTTGACCGGCTTGCCGATGATGATCTGCGCCAGCTTCTTGCCCGACGGGTCTTCCATCGTCACCCGCTTGCCCACTCCGGTGGTTCCCGACGCCAGCGACTTGGGATCGGGATCGACGACGCCATAGGTGACGTGCATCGAGGGATCGTCGGTTTCGATGTTGATGGTCTCGCAGCCCACCAGGGCGGCGGCCGCCTCACCGAGTTGCTGGCTGGCGTCGGCCGGATAATCGTGGTGCGAGGGAATCCGCCACAGGCCGTTCTGTTCGGCCACTTTGAAAGGCTTCAGCGTCGCCGTGTCGGGATCGTATTCAATGATCTCCAACGATTTGGCCGATTCGGGTTTCAAGTCGGCGAACAGCGACTTGCCGACGAGTTGCCGTTTGCTCTCGTCGGTTTCCGCGGGTCCTAGATGGGTCCAAACGCCGACGGCCACGGCCACTACCGCCGCCGCCACGAAGCCCACCGTTTTGATCATTTCGTTCATCGCTCTGCCTTGGGCGTTTCGCCCGTCATTGCTCACAAAAAAGGAACCGAGAATTCGTCAACGTCAACCGCGGCGACGCGGCTCAGCGCAGCCGGCTGCGGGCCACGCCCTCACGCTCGTGCGCGCGCCGGTTGAAAAACACCCCCAGACCGACCAGCATCGGCAAGATCGGCGGCAGCACCACCGCCCACATCTTATACCAGTCTTGCTCGCGCGTAACCTGCAGGTTCAAGTCGCGCTCGATCTTGGTGACCTTCTGATCCAGATCCTTTTGAAGCTGCCGCTTGCGGGCGTCCAACCGTTGGTTGCCTTCCCGCTCCAGGATCTGCAGCCGCTGCATCAGCTCGATCGTGTTCATCTTTTCGCCACGTTTCTTCAACTCGGACACGCGCTTGTCGAGCTCGGCCTGCTCTTTCGCCGTGGCCTCTTCCAAATCCTTGCGCTTCTCCAGCTTTTCCTTTTCAGCCGCCACCTTGGCGTCTTTCGTCTTCTCTTCGATGGTGGCCAACACGCGGTGCTTCAAGCGGCGCTTGCGAATGTCGATGAACCGGTCGTCGCCCGCCAGCGCGTCGAGCACGTTGAGCGTGAAGGTGATGTTGTCCAGGCTCAAATCCAGTTCGCGATCGGGATCCTGACTTTGTTGCCGGAACTGGAAAAACTCTTGATAGAAAAGGTCGATGTCGGCGACCACCACCGCGTTGATCTCGGTGCGCTTCTTCTTTTCCTCCTTGTCGCCGTCCTTCTTCTCGTCCGCCTCGCTTTCTTTGGCGGTTTCTTCGGCGTCCTCCTCCGGCAGCTTGCCGGTGATGTGGGCCGCCAGAGTGTAGTAATCGCGCGTGGGCTTGCGGCGCGGGTTCGGATTCAGCCCCCCGCCGCCACCGAAGGGATTCATTGTTTGCAGGTCGGAAAAGGCGACCTCGGCCGTCTCGTCGCCGGTCTGCAACAGCGGCTCGAACTTCATGTCCGATGCGTTCAGATGCTTGAGCGATCCGGCATACAACAGCAGCACTTGTTGCAAGCCCGAGCTGATGGGGTCTTTTTGGCTGAACACCGGATGGTCTTTTTTGTCTTCGCTGGCGCCGGCGTCGATGAACAGCCATTCCGGCGTGACCGCCAGCTCGAGCTTTGGATAGGGATTGTAGTATTGGCAGACGAGTTCGTGGGCCTCGAATTCGATGCCCAGCAGCTTCCATAATTCACGGATGTCGCCCTTCGGCAGCGGCTGCTGCCCGCCAAACATCATCATCTGCTGCGGCGGTCGCTTGGGGGCCGTTGTGCCCGGAACGTCGCGAGTGAGAGAAAGCGGATCTTCGAAAATCGCCGTGGGAATTCCGCGCTTCACCGCCGCCACGAAGTTCTTCATCTGTTCGGGCGAAAGCGACGACGGCTGCACCGCGAACAAGACGTCGATGTCGTCCTTGACCGGTGTGTCGGCATTCACCTGCACCACGTCATATTGTTTTTCCAACTCGTCGATCAGCAAGTCGTTGCGGCCTTGCGTAAACGTCTGCATGTTGAAGCTGGCATACAGCTTGGCGTCGGTGACGAGCACGCCCAGCTTCTGACGCTTCTCTTCCGACACCGTGGCGATCGACCGGGCCAATTCATATTCCACGGGCACCGCCGGACCGAGAAACGGCACGACGACTTTTTCCAGACCCGACGTGAAGGCGACGCCCATGTAAATCTGTTCGCGGCTCACCGCGCCGCGCGTCCGCGAAAAGACCGGCTGCGGCGTGATGTTGAACTGCTGCTCGGCCTGCTGCGCCTCGGGACTGAGCGGTTTCGTGTCGTGAATCCGCAGCCTCACCAGGTTCTTGCCGCGGGCCGCGAACTCGCGCAGCATCGAGAGCAGATCGAGCCGCGTTTTGACGTAGGATTCCGGCACCTCCGGGCTGATATAGGCGTCGATCTTCACCGTCCGCTTCAGGTTGCCCAACAACTCGCGCGTCTTCGGCGACAGCGAGCTGAGGCCCTCGGCCGTCACGTCGGCACGCAAATCGAAATGCTGCAAGATCATCACCACGCCCACGGCAATGCCGATCAGCGAGCCTCCCCGCAGCAGATAATGCGGACCCAGCGACAGCCCGTCCTTGCCGCCCTGCCAATGCCGGCGGCCGATGAGCACCATGCTCAAGTAGAGCATCACCACCACGGTCAGCACAAAGTAGGAGACGCCCGAAAGGCTGACCACGCCGCGGCCAAAATCGCGGAACTGCTCTTCCAGGCTCCATTGTTTCACCGGAATGGCCCACTCGGCCGGCATGATCACATCGGCGTTGGCCGCGAAGGCCAACGGTGCGTTGAACAACGTCCCCAGCACAAAGCCGACCGTGAGGTTGCCGGTCAGGAACGAGGCCACCATGCCGATCGAGAGCATCGCCGCCCCCACCAGCCAGTAACCGAAGTAGGTGCCGAAAAACAGTCCCAGGTCAGGCCCCACCGGCTGGTCGGGCAAGGGGTGCTTCGGATACGCCAGCCAGCTCAGCACCGAAAGGTTGCAGATCATCGAAAACAGCAGGGCCACGCTATAAATCGCCACCGCCGCCAGATACTTGCCCAGCACCACGTCGAAATCCGCGGCGGGAATCGTCAGCAGCAACTCGTCGGTCCCTTGCCGCCGCTCCTCGGCCCAAATGCTCAT
This genomic interval carries:
- a CDS encoding DUF4340 domain-containing protein; the encoded protein is MNEMIKTVGFVAAAVVAVAVGVWTHLGPAETDESKRQLVGKSLFADLKPESAKSLEIIEYDPDTATLKPFKVAEQNGLWRIPSHHDYPADASQQLGEAAAALVGCETINIETDDPSMHVTYGVVDPDPKSLASGTTGVGKRVTMEDPSGKKLAQIIIGKPVKGQTDLYYVRIPGQDPVYVVKLKTDKFSTKFEDWIEKDLLKLNAWDIERVAFNDYSIDELRRGIDPRSKIDVRYDAKDSKWKLQELEVFNLESREYEPQTLTDDEELNSTKLNDLKTALDDLKIVDVRPKPEGLAADLRAGEGLATNEEAQESLLVAGFRVASIGGGPQEIVSNEGEVICGTKEGVQYTLRFGRIAGGGEKGGDEEPAEESDEDKADDKGKGPGANRYIMVTAQFNEDLLTKPELEELPGEAPAKEEAAPEGKEEPKEDAEKTSAIESVLNDAAGLLALADEESEAVNEEAEKPAKPKAEKKPPKSDKAKPETKNPVLAKPKTPAELARERVTKENERKEKEYKDKVKQGEEKAKELSGRFANWYYIVSDSTYQKIHLGRDDIIKKKAPSADETKKDEHEGHEGEENLLKEEDKKLPE
- a CDS encoding FAD:protein FMN transferase, which encodes MAEARAAVGYQKLKLDPSRRTARLLVPGMRLDLGGIAADYAVDQAMAVLRRHGIHRALIDASGDILAASPPPGQEGWKIGIAPLDAAGPPSRYLGLHDQAVTTSGDAFQHVVFDAQRYSHIVDPATGLGLTDQSSVTVIAADCISADSLATAVCVLGPEKGLRLIEQTEHAAALIVRNRSGKVETVESRRFGEH
- a CDS encoding carbon starvation CstA family protein, whose product is MSLLAITIGTGIILIAAYLTYGRWLTRQLDLRDEVPTPAVEINDGEDFVPTPAPYLFSQHFSAIAAAGPIVGPIVAGLWFGWLPAILWILVGSIFIGGVHDMTSLVASVRHKARSIPDIVREHMSRRAYLLFLSFVWIALVYIVVAFTDITASTFAPNPAAGSEAVATGEAVASSSMMYLGLAVVMGLVLRYTRLPLTWATVIFMPLVLLSIWAGPYMPISIPDALRYGGSAAKSWDILLLVYCGVASVVPVWALLQPRGYLGGYFLSATVLLAFLGIVAASLMGQAIDITYPKFLGFSVVQGGKTMLIFPVLFVTIACGACSGFHSMISSGTSSKQLRVESDAKSIGYGCMLLEAFVAVISLSCVMILAKGATGNPDVIFAEGISRFIGLLASGLGMSYDAAHHYLYSFCLLAFATFIYDTLDVCTRLGRYVLEEFTGWRGPRGKLVCTVLTLVPPMYLVLQTLVDPLSGKPVPAWKVFWTLFGTANQLLAALTLIGVTVWLLRTGKRWLYTAVPAAFMVVITFSMLGMILYEWAASFSEVWQQGRFDVNGPITAVLLGLGVLLVIEAVVVIGRTLRARAAV
- a CDS encoding Gldg family protein is translated as MNFNVVSAIFRRNFNSYFANPTGYVFICVYVLLSSFAAFWPNDFFSSNLANLDQLNRYLPYIMLVFIPAITMSIWAEERRQGTDELLLTIPAADFDVVLGKYLAAVAIYSVALLFSMICNLSVLSWLAYPKHPLPDQPVGPDLGLFFGTYFGYWLVGAAMLSIGMVASFLTGNLTVGFVLGTLFNAPLAFAANADVIMPAEWAIPVKQWSLEEQFRDFGRGVVSLSGVSYFVLTVVVMLYLSMVLIGRRHWQGGKDGLSLGPHYLLRGGSLIGIAVGVVMILQHFDLRADVTAEGLSSLSPKTRELLGNLKRTVKIDAYISPEVPESYVKTRLDLLSMLREFAARGKNLVRLRIHDTKPLSPEAQQAEQQFNITPQPVFSRTRGAVSREQIYMGVAFTSGLEKVVVPFLGPAVPVEYELARSIATVSEEKRQKLGVLVTDAKLYASFNMQTFTQGRNDLLIDELEKQYDVVQVNADTPVKDDIDVLFAVQPSSLSPEQMKNFVAAVKRGIPTAIFEDPLSLTRDVPGTTAPKRPPQQMMMFGGQQPLPKGDIRELWKLLGIEFEAHELVCQYYNPYPKLELAVTPEWLFIDAGASEDKKDHPVFSQKDPISSGLQQVLLLYAGSLKHLNASDMKFEPLLQTGDETAEVAFSDLQTMNPFGGGGGLNPNPRRKPTRDYYTLAAHITGKLPEEDAEETAKESEADEKKDGDKEEKKKRTEINAVVVADIDLFYQEFFQFRQQSQDPDRELDLSLDNITFTLNVLDALAGDDRFIDIRKRRLKHRVLATIEEKTKDAKVAAEKEKLEKRKDLEEATAKEQAELDKRVSELKKRGEKMNTIELMQRLQILEREGNQRLDARKRQLQKDLDQKVTKIERDLNLQVTREQDWYKMWAVVLPPILPMLVGLGVFFNRRAHEREGVARSRLR
- a CDS encoding four helix bundle protein — its product is MNNPGQRAFAAAMKIFHLSKRFPAEERYSLTGQIRRASRSVCSNLAATQSSACS